From the genome of Brassica napus cultivar Da-Ae unplaced genomic scaffold, Da-Ae ScsIHWf_644;HRSCAF=945, whole genome shotgun sequence:
AGTTAGAACCTCTCGGAAGCCGTTAGCAATTTCGCGACGAGCGGCGCGAGAAACCCTACGGATATCCCGGTCACGATCGGTCTCGAGCTCCACGACCTTGGTCCTGAGGGTAGCGACCTCGGTCTTAAAGATCGCCCTTTCCTGACGAGCCCTCTTCCAATCATCCGTCAAGATCATCGCCTCTCCAGTTTTCTTCCTAGCCTCCTCCTTGGCCACCCGAAGTTCCTCCGTAAGCCTCCGAACCTCAACCTTTCCTTTCTCCACCTCACTCTCGTTGCGAAGAGCGTGCACACGATCTTCCATCGTCACAGCAAACTCGTTGAAAGCTTCCATGACCTGGAAAGGGGAAAACCTCGAAGTTAGTACCCTAGCACCTGAAACAGAAATACATACAGCTCAACGAAACATACTTTGGAGCTCGCAACAACCACTTTGGCATATGCTCCCTCTTCATCAAGAGAAGCAAGAGACGGGGGGCGACAACCCACGGACCTCGTACGACGAGCAAGTGAAACGAGATCGTCCTAGCCCATGGATGAAGGACTGTCGCCCTCTAGGATGAGCCTCCGTCCTTTCGATTCTCGCTTGGAACGAGACGGCTCCTTCATAACGGCCTTCGATGATCGACGCCGTTTACGGCTCGCAGCAGCAGAATTATCCTGCAAGCCGGAACTCAAAGGGACAGGGGGTCTCCGACCTTCGGGGGAACCCTCATCATCCGAGTCCGGAATTGGGATCAGAGGTAGCCCGCTCGCGGCCTTGCCCGCCAACGCCGACCTGGAGGTACAAAACAATGACCTCCTCGCAAGCTGCCTCTCAAACCTATCGGAAGGAGGAGGATTGCTAGAAGAAGCCTCTACCTCCTCCTGAGAATGCTCCGCTTCATCCTCAGAGGCACCCGCGATCTCCGGGGCAACTCCCGATCCGCCTGGCATCAAGAAAGAAGCTCGAATTCGAGGATGATCAAAAGAGGACCAGTCCGAGCGACCTCTCCGGAGAGCTCCGATTAAACCCCAAAGCCCGTCGGTCATAGAAGATCTTCCCGAATGAACTATAACAAGCgaaaaagaagacaaaatcGATCAAGAACTATTTGCgcatgcaaaaaaaaacacaataaggaaacgCAAAAAAATCAAAGAGGAACTCACCTATGTCCTCAGCCCAATAGCGGGGAAGCCTCGAGAAATC
Proteins encoded in this window:
- the LOC125604870 gene encoding uncharacterized protein At3g60930, chloroplastic-like, producing the protein MAPSFSFPLPPITADRLEELYTVLGVDRAVVFDLASTSESPEAVRDGYGGAYLSFFETCGLFFPIPEAIFNILEELGLSLTQMCPNFLRHLLALLVKAREEGLLFGLDELRHLVLMKRNNQNPWTFLMSPRPSHQIIQGVPYRDQNWREEFFVFKIDEASVGSVDFSRLPRYWAEDIVHSGRSSMTDGLWGLIGALRRGRSDWSSFDHPRIRASFLMPGGSGVAPEIAGASEDEAEHSQEEVEASSSNPPPSDRFERQLARRSLFCTSRSALAGKAASGLPLIPIPDSDDEGSPEGRRPPVPLSSGLQDNSAAASRKRRRSSKAVMKEPSRSKRESKGRRLILEGDSARVLTSRFSPFQVMEAFNEFAVTMEDRVHALRNESEVEKGKVEVRRLTEELRVAKEEARKKTGEAMILTDDWKRARQERAIFKTEVATLRTKVVELETDRDRDIRRVSRAARREIANGFREVLTSLEEKWIDKKKEVSAEIQLHEVVANLDLLNEIKDEGLVVEEEIVSLKGRCFR